In Chlorocebus sabaeus isolate Y175 chromosome 19, mChlSab1.0.hap1, whole genome shotgun sequence, a single genomic region encodes these proteins:
- the LOC103223052 gene encoding ral-GDS-related protein produces the protein MTKLLTNQPGAAVLSAQVHSAVLQGLWEENVSGTPGHTRVCRALLHGQVCPFQDSTDGLCTTTSILFTWPPENTSVCYQPPQQSSFRIKLAFRNFAWPGLGLEDHQELVLGQLVLPEPNEAKPDDPALPPGQHALTMPALEPAPPLLADVGAALEPESGAALGAPGYLHSAPGPAPGEGPPPGTSLEPQSAPEAPCPCPGTVHSQPSEELPDITTFPPRLLAEQLTLIDAELFTKVELYECLGSIWGQRHKKGSEHVAPTVRATIAHFNRLTNCVTTSCLGDHSMRARDRARVVEHWIKVARECLSLNNFSSVHAIISALSSNPIHRLHKTWAAVSSKSSKYLKELCKKDTAVKRDLLIKAGSFKVATQERNPQRAQMRLRRQNKGVVPFLGDFLTELHRLDSAIPDDVDGNSNKRRKEVRVLQEMQLLQVAAMNYKLRPLEKFVTCFSRMEQLSDKESYKLSCQLEPESQ, from the exons ATGACCAAGCTGCTCACAAATCAGCCTGGAGCTGCAGTCTTGAGTGCCCAGGTGCACAGTGCTGTGCTCCAGGGCCTTTGGGAAGAGAATGTCAGTGGGACGCCGGGGCACACAAGGGTCTGTAGAGCCCTGTTGCATGGCCAGGTCTGCCCCTTCCAGGACAGCACCGATGGCTTGTG caccaccacctccATTTTGTTCACCTGGCCCCCTGAGAACACTTCAGTTTGCTATCAGCCCCCGCAACAGTCATCTTTCCGGATAAAGCTGGCCTTCAGGAACTTCGCCTGGCCTGGACTGGGCTTGGAGGACCACCAGGAACTTGTCCTAGGCCAGTTGGTGCTTCCGGAGCCCAACGAGGCCAAGCCAGATG atcctgctctgcctcctgggcaaCACGCATTAACAATGCCGGCCCTGGAGCCAGCACCACCACTGCTGGCGGATGTGGGGGCTGCTCTGGAGCCAGAGTCAGGTGCAGCCCTGGGTGCACCAGGATATCTACATTCAGCACCAGGACCAGCACCAGGGGAAGGGCCCCCTCCAGGGACATCACTGGAGCCACAGTCAGCCCCAGAGGCCCCCTGTCCCTGTCCCGGGACTGTCCACAGCCAACCCAGTGAGGAGCTGCCGGACATCACGACCTTCCCTCCCAGGCTGCTGGCTGAGCAGCTGACCCTCATAGATGCG GAGCTGTTCACGAAGGTGGAGCTCTACGAATGTCTGGGCTCCATCTGGGGCCAACGACATAAGAAGGGGAGTGAGCACGTGGCACCCACAGTTCGTGCTACCATTGCACACTTCAACAGGCTCACCAACTGCGTCACCACCTCCTGCCTTGGGGACCACAGCATGAGGGCCCGGGACAGGGCCAGGGTGGTGGAGCACTGGATCAAGGTGGCCAGG GAGTGCCTAAGCCTCAACAACTTCTCTTCAGTACACGCCATCATCTCTGCTCTGAGCAGCAACCCAATACATCGGCTACACAAGACATGGGCAGCAGTGTCCAG CAAAAGCTCAAAATATCTAAAAGAACTCTGCAAAAAAGACACTGCAGTGAAGAGGGACCTGCTGATCAAG GCGGGGAGCTTTAAGGTGGCCACCCAGGAGAGGAACCCCCAGAGAGCTCAGATGAGGCTGCGGAGGCAGAATAAG GGCGTGGTCCCCTTCCTGGGGGATTTTCTGACTGAGTTGCACAGGTTGGATTCTGCCATCCCGGACGATGTGGAT GGCAACAGCAACAAGAGGAGAAAG GAGGTCCGAGTTCTGCAGGAAATGCAGCTGCTCCAAGTGGCTGCCATGAATTACAAACTTCGGCCTCTGGAGAAATTTGTCACTTGTTTCTCAAGAATGGAGCAGCTCAGTGACAAGGAGAG CTACAAGCTGTCCTGCCAGCTGGAGCCCGAATCCCAGTAG